The genome window AGCCGCGATTACCACAATTGCAGGCAGGGCCATCCAGCCAGATCACCATATGGCCCAGCTCGCCAGCAGTGCCATCCGGGCCCCGGAAGAGCTGACCGTTCAAGATAAGGCCACCCCCTACACCGGTACCCAGGGTCAGCATCAGCAGGTTATTTGCCCCCTGGCCAGCTCCCTGCCAGAACTCGCCCAGAGTGGCCAGATTAGCATCATTGTCCAATTTGACCGGTACACCCAGCAACTCTGTTAACCAGGTGGTCACGGGAACATTCCGCCAGCCCGGCAAGTTCGGGGAAAAAATGCATTCTCCCTGCGCGAAGTCATGCAGGCCAGGAGCGCCTACCCCTACCCCGGCCAGAGTATGCCCCTGGCCAAACTCTGTCACCAATTCCCGCACCAGGTCAGCAATCCGCACTACCACTGCCCTCGGCCCCGCTGCCGCCTGGGTGGGGATTTCCTTTTTTCCCAGCAACTCCCCCGCGGTGGTAAACAATCCGCCTTTAATGTTGGTCCCGCCCAGATCAATTCCTGCGATTACTTGCATGTCCCCGTTCTCCTCCTTTGTTCCAGATAAGCCAGCACCGTTTCCGGAGAGCGATTGAGGATTTGCTCCTCTTTTACTCCCTGCCGCTGGCACAAATCCCAGGCAGCGGTCAGTTCACCCACCCAGTCGGCATAGTGGCTGTCACTGCCCAGACTGATCAACACCCCGTATTCCGCCGCCAGACGGGCAATCGCGGCACAATTGGTAGCACTGCCTTTGCGGCTGCCGCCCAGGGAGCTGTTGTTGATTTCAATCGCCTTCCCGTAATGTTTGGCCCCCTGGACAATCACTTCCGGGTCGATCTGAAATTCGGGATTGCCCGGATGAACAATCACATCCACCAGGGGGTGGGCCATAGCTTTCAGCATGGCGTCAGTATTGGTCACAATTCCCTGGTCAGCAGGAAAACAGTAGGTATGAAAACCGGCCAGCACAATCTCCAGTTTGGCCAGATACTGGTCTGGCAGGTCCAGGGTCCCATCCAGCCCGATAATGTTAGCCTCCACACCTTTTAATACTCTCACCCCGTAAATGGTTTCCGGCAATACCCGCAGGTTACCGAAATGATAAAGATGGGGCCCCCCCGGCATGGCTGGACCATGATCGGTCAAAGCAAACATTTTCAACCCCTTGTCAGCAGCTGCCCTGGCCATTTCCTGCACGGTGCTGTAAGCATGGCCACTGGCAACACTATGGCAATGTAAATCCACCAACCAACGCATGGCCGGGATCTCCCCTTTCTATCTCTGCATGATCTCTTCCACCCATGCCCGCAGCACTTCCGCTACTCCCCAGGCCTGGGCAAAACAACCCCGGGGAGTGTGGGGATGGTCACCATCAAAAATTTCGGAAATGGTACCAACACCTGCTTCGAATAGATGGCCCCGGAAGGGCTCCAGCAATTTTTCAGCTATTTCCCGGCTGCTGGCATCATAGTTGTGCACTTTTCGCAGCGCTGTCAAAAAAGGGCCAATCAACCAGCTCCAGGCCGTTCCCTGGTGATAGGCTCCATCCCTTTTCCAGCGGTCACCGATGTATGTACTCTGATACCGGGGATGATCTGCCGCCAGGCTGCGCAGCCCGTAAGGGGTATACAAGGCCCGCCAAACCGCCCGCACCACCAGTTTCTGGCGAATAGGATCCAGCAATTGATGGGGTAAACTTACCGCCAGGATCTGATTGGGCCGCAAGGCTGGATCAGGGTTGCCTGCGGGATCAATCACATCATACAAATAGCCGCCCTCGGCATACCAGAATTTCGCATTAAAACTGCTGGCAGCTAACCTGGCCAATTCCTCCAGCTCCCTGGCGCTTTCTCCTTGCCTGCGAGCCAGCTCCGCCGCAATCTTGAGGGCATTATACCAGAGAGCATTGATTTCCACCGCTTTGCCCTCCCGGGGGGTTACCACCCAGTCCCCGACTTTGGCATCCATCCAGGTTAACTGGGTGCCACGACTGCCGGCAGTCAACAAGCCGTCCTCATCCATTTTAATATTATACCTGGTTCCTCGTTGATGCCAAGCCAGAATTTCCCGTAAAACGGGGTAAATTTCCTTGTAAACAAAAGAATAGTCACCAGTATATTCCAGATATTTAAAAACTGCCTGGAAATACCAGAGAGACGCATCCACCGTATTATAATCCGGCCGTTCCCCGCCATCAGGAAAACGATTGGGGATCAGCCCTTCCTCCAAATAGCGGGCAAATGTCTGCAACAATTCCCTGGCTACTTCAAAGCGCCTGGTGACCAGGGTCAAGCCCGGCAGGGCGATCATAGTATCCCTGCCCCAGTCGGTAAACCAGGGATAGCCGGCAATCACAGTGGCCGTGCCGGTGCTGGCCCGGCGGACAATAAACTGGTCTGCCGCCAGCACAAGGGCATTAAGCATTGGATGCTGATAGCCTGCCTGTTCCAGGAGGGCGGCAAGCCGCTTTTCTTCCCGAACCTGTAACAGGCGGGCGGAAGGCATTTCAGCTATCGGTTCGACTGAAGCCAGAATGGCCAATTCTCCATCTCCGTCCAGCTGAGCTATAAACTCCCCTGGCATGTAGTGGTCTTCAACAGATTCCAGCCCCCGTTCCTGCTCTATGCGGTAGACCATATTCTCGAACCAGTAGCCCGGACCGGCTTGCCAGCGACAGTTTTGTCCGCGCAGATAAAGGGCAGGAGCCTCCGGCCAGGCCTGTAACCTGACCTGTTCCGGCCCATCTTCCCGCTGCCAGGGCCAGGGACAGCGCCGCACATTCCCATGATAGTCCCGGCAATTGACTAAGGGGGTTATCCGTATTTCTACCTTTTCCCCGCTCCCATTCCAGACCCGATAGCGAACAACAGTGGTATTCTGACCATGGATCATAAAGACGATTTTCTCCAGCAACAGGTCCTCAATGGCATAGAGGAAACGGGGCAATGGTTCCCGGCTGAACTGCAACAAATAGTTTTGCCCCTGGGGATAAAAACCTCCCGTCGTCTCATTGACCCCAAGCAGGTACTCCTTACCCCGCCAGATCACCTTTTCCTCCAGCTTGCTCAACAGCAGCAGGCGCTGGGTGGGGGGATTAAGGGAAGCGATTAATAATCCATGATAGCGCCTGGTATTGCAGCCTGTAATAGTGGAAGCCGCAAAACCGCCCAGACCATTGGTCACCAGCCATTCCTTATTTAGAGCCTGGTCTAAATCAGCCAGCTGGCTTTTGGGAAAATGGAGCATTATATCACCACCTGTAAAAAGTAGGCTGAGCTTAGTTTAGCCCAGCCTGACTTTATTATATCCCTAAAACTGACCTTTTTCCAGCAGATCCAGCACCGTTAAGACCAGCATGGCATGGGACCAGGTCAGGGGTACTACCCAGGCTGGCTGACCAGTTTCCCGATCCACCTGTTCCGGCAACAAGCCGGTAGCAGTCTGGTGGTCAACAGCCCAGTACAGCAGCTCTTTGGCCCGCTGGTAATTGCCCCGGGCCCCATGATACTGGGCCAGCCAGAGGGTGCAGAGAATCCAGGGATTCCCCCCGATATAATGGTCATTCTCGTAACGCTTGATTCCTCCCACCCGGGGTGAGGTCAGGAATTGCTCCACTGCTTGCGCCGTGGCTTCCACGCGGGGATCATCCGGTGGCAGGAAGGCAAAGGGAACTGTCAACCCCAGTAAAGAGACATCCACCACCGCATCTTCCTGCAGGCAGTAAATCATCTGTCCCCGCTCTCCTGGCAGGATAACTCCCTTTTCTCCCTGGCCAGTGCGCCATTGATACTCTTCCCGGTTGACACAGAGCTTGACTCCCCGCAAAAAGCGGTTATAGCCGGGATGCCAGAGCTTTTCCTGAATCCGCTGGCCCAGTTCCTCTGCTGCCTGTCTCCAGCGTTCCGCTTCCTCCTGATAGCCCAGAGTAGTTGCAGCATCAGCAGCGGCCATTAAACCAGCCCAGACTGCTACCGCCGAATAGGTGTGTTCCCCACAGCGTTCTTCCCAGAGATCAAAACTGGGTTGCGGCAGACCGGTTTCTGCATCCCTGAAGTTTATCAGGAACTCCGCCCCTTTCTTGAATGAGGGCCACATTTCTGCCAGAAAGGCCCGTTCCCGGTAAAGAGCATAATGCTGCCACATGCCCCAAAGTACCGAGCCGGTTTCATCGATCTGAAGACCCCAGTTTGGTGCAATCGCTCCATCCAGGTAATAGCGCTGCTCCCAGGAACCATCTGCATTCTGGGCCTTTGCTGCCCAGCGGTAAAAACGGGCGGCAGCTTCCTTATAACCGGCCCGGTCGATGGCATAAGTGATAAAGGCAGCATCCCGGCCCCAGCAATAGGCATAACCGCCACAGCGGGTAAAATCCTCATCAAATTCAGGAGCAGCGATCATGCTACCATGTTCCGCATCAGTCATCAGGGAAAAAACTATCAGGGAACGGCGATAGAGGGCATCCAGACGCTCATCCCCTGTCTGCACCGGTTTAGCCTGGGCCAAATATCCTTTCCAGTAGCTGCGGGTAGCAGCCAGCAAAGCTGCATAGCCTTCTTCCCGTGCCTTTTCCAGCTGAGCTAAAGCCAGCTCATAGGAAGGCCCCAGGGAAAGGAAAATCGTTATGGCATTACTATGCCCGGGGGCCAAAAGCCCCAGATCCCAGGCCATCGCCCCATCGGTCGCCATGGCATGCATAACAGGTGAGAGCTGGCCATTGTCGGCATTCATCATAGCGCCACCGCACTGGAATTGCTGAGCTGGCCGGTCTGCTGCCCAGAGAAAATGGTAATTTTGCTTGAACTGCCAGAGCGCTTCCGCTTGCGGGCGGAAAATGGTGGTATGGTAACGCCCATATTCCCCGATTTGCAGCTGAGAAAACAGCAGCAAGCGCAAGCGCTGATCTGCTGCACCGGTATTAGTGACCTGAAGATGGCGCACCAGCAAATCCCGGCCTGGGACAGCAAAATCAGTAATTTCGGCCTTGATGCTATTCTCGCTCCCCTGCAAGACGGTGACCAGGACTGCACTGTCCGGCAGATAATACTGGTGGCTCTGCCACTGGTCTTCATGGAACCAGCTAGTCCGGGGCTGGCCATCGATAGCCAGCCCCAGCCAGTTGCGGCCAATATTCTGGGGTGTATCGATACGGGGCCAGAACAGGCGCTCCAGTTCCGCCCGCTTGCCCAGAGAAGCAAGCAAACGGGAATTCCCGATTACAGCACTCATCAAATAGGGTTTCCTTTCCATTACTGCGACTCCTTCCCTTAACCTTTGGTTCCACCGGCAGTCAGACCGGAAATAAGGTATTTTTGGGCCCAGAAAAAGAAGATCACTACTGGCACGGTAATCAGAATAGCTCCTGCCGACATATAATGCCAGTCAGTATTGAATTCATTGACAAAAGTCCTTAAACCAACAGGTAAAGTGTAGAGTTCTTCCCTGTTCATGAAAGTCAGGGCATACATAAACTCATTCCAGGCTGTTACAAAGGAATAAAAGGCTGTTACTGCCAGGCCCGGCAGAGATAAGGGCAGTACAATCCGCCAGAAAGTACCGAAAGGAGTCAGACCGTCTACCCGAGCCGCTTCTTCCAGCTCCACCGGAATTGTATCAAAAAATCCTTTTAACATCCAGACACAAAAGGGCAGGCTGACGGTAGAATAAGCCAGCACCAGACCGGTATAGCTATTTAAGAGCCCATAGGATTTAATAATATTATATAATGGCACAATCAACAGGGAACCGGGAAACATTTGCGCAACCAGGAAAGAAAAAAGCCCGGTTTGTTTACCCAGAAATTCAAAGCGGCTGAAGGCATAGGCGGCAGTTGCAGCCAGGAACACTCCGACCAGGGTGGTAAGAAAAGCGATCAGCGCCGAGTTGACCAGCCAGGTCAAAAAGATATGATTTTTGAAAGTTAAAATGTACCGGTAATTGTCCAGAGTGGGATGTTCGGGTATAAAGCGAATAACATTGCTGAAAACTTCGCTTTCCGGTTTGAAGGAGGTAGAAAGCACCCATACCACCGGAAAGACAGAAATTATGGAGGCCAGAGCCAGAATTATGTGTACCAGCAAATCAACCCAGCGTTTTGCTGTTTTTTTCTTCATCAGTACACCTTCTCTCCCGCATTCTTGAGCAGGCGATTGTAGAAAAAGCTGAAAGCCAGCAAAAAGCTCAGGATTATCACACCATAAGTTGCCGAAATCCCGAAATTCCAGTTCATAAATGCTTCCCGATAAGCATAGGTAACTAAAATCTCCGTCTGTTTGTAGGGGCCGCCACCGGTTATTAAATAAATAACATTAAACATATTGAAGGTCCAGATGACCCCCAGCAGCGTAGCAGTAAATGCTACCGGTTTCAACAGGGGTAAAGTGATATTCAGGAATTGCTGCCATTTGGAAGCGCCATCCACCTCTGCCGCTTCATATAGTTCTCTGGGTATGGACTGTAAGCCCCCCAGCAGGGTTACCATCATAAAGGGGACGCCCAGCCAGATATTGGTGATAATTACCGCAAACATGGCTGTCCACTTGTTGGAAAGCCAGGCGATCGGTTCAATTCCCAATTTACCCAGCATCAGGTTTATTATACCGTACTCGGCATTAAACATCCATTTCCAGGAAAAGGCGGATACAAAAGAGGGCACCGCCCAGGGAATAAGCATTAACATGCGGTAAATAGCTCTGCCCTTGAGCTTGCGATTGAGCAGCAAAGCCAGAAACAGACCTATGACAAAATGGAAAAAAACATTGGTAAAGGTCCAGATAAGAGTGTTAAGAGCTACATCCCAGAACTCGGAGTTCAAATTGCCCAGAAGTTTGCGATAATTGGCCAGCCCCACCCATTTCCATGAAGGGGCGACAAACTGGTTGCCCATGTTATACTGATTCATATCAGTGAAACTATAGGATATACCCAGAATCAAGGGATAAAAGACCAGTACAGCCATGGCCAGTAGAGCCGGGGTCAGAAACAGATAGGCCAGCCAGCTCTGGCTCAGCTTTTTATTCATTGACTTAACCTCCTTCTCGCCAAGGAAGGGGAGAGGCCAACAGCAGTTGGCCTCTACTTGTTCAGCAATTTCTTCCAGGCGGCTGCTACATCATCCAGGGCCTGTTGTGGAGTCTTTTGTCCTTTCAATGCGGCCTGATAATTGGGAGTAAAGTCAGTATAGATTTGACCGCCTTCAGGAATTACCGGCCGGTTGGTAGCTTTTTCAATCACTGCTTTAAAATCAGAAACAATCCGGTTGTTCTTGACTTCCGGCAATTCATAAGCGGATTTCCTGGTAGGCAACAGATTATTTTTAACAGCGAATTTAGCCTGAGCTTCCCTGGAGTTGATAAATTCGATAAATTTATACGCTGCTTCCCGGTTTTTGGTATTAGCAGAAATCACATAGTTATGTCCACCGACAGGAGAACCGGTTTTACCTTCTGGACCGACAGGGATGGGCGCAATGCCCAGGTTATCAGGATCCTTGAATTCAGGACCGCTGAGGAGATCGGAAGTTGCCCAGGGACCATTTAAAATCATAGCATATTTACCGGTTTTAAAGCCCACCTGCATATTGTCATAGTCGTTGGCAAAATCGATTTCTTTGGGAACTACCCCGTATTTATCCCGTAAATCAATCATAAACTGCAAGCCTTTAACTGCCCCGGGAGTATTGACCAGAATGGTTTTGTCCTTAGAATCGATCAGCCCACCACCAAAGGCCCACATGAAGGGCTGATACCAGTAAGCATCTCCGCGATAGAAAAAGCCATAACGCCCTTTCTGCTTGTCGGTCAGTTTTTGAGCCACTTTAACCAGCTCGTCCATTGTTTTCGGCGGTTCAACCCCGGCTTCCTTCAACATGCGTTTATTGTAGAGCAGCGCCAGGGCATCGGTTACCTGGGGTACACCCCATATTTTGCCATTATATACATTGTAGTTGAAAGGCGCTTCCAGGTAATCTGCCTTATCTTCAGGCTTGATTAAATCATCAATAGGAGCAAGATAGCCGAGAGCGGCAAATTCAGGTGTCCAGGCTATTTCAGCCCGGAAAACATCGGGAGCATTCCCTGCCTGGGCCGCCACTTTAAATTTGTTCTGCGCATCCGCAAAGGGAACAGCTTGCATGTCCACCTTGATATCCGGGTTTTGGGCCTCGAATTCCTTCACGATTTCATTAATAGTCTGGGTTTCTTCCTGGTTAAAAGTATGCCAGAAACTGATGGTAACTTTTTCTCCACCCGGCTTATTCCCGGTCCTGGGCTCTTCGTTTTTGGCACAGCCAGTGACAAAACTGGATGCCAGCAATACAGTAGCCAGTCCTAAACTAAGGCTTTTCACAATTCCCTTCATATCCCTGTCCTCCTTCAAATCATTCATAAAATGGCCAGTTCAGTGTCAGGATCAAACAAGTGCAGGTGGTTCATGTCTACCGCCAGAGTTACCTTATCCCCCATGCGGTAAGGCTGGCGTGCCGCCACCCGGGCTGTCACCTCCTGTTCGCCTACCTTAAGATGCAGGTATATTTCCGCCCCTAACAGCTCCACCACTTCAACAGGTGCCTGCAGTTGACTGTCAGGGTAGGTTTCCAGTGCTACCGGTTCATCATGAATATGTTCCGGCCTGATGCCCATAATCACTTCTTTACCAGGATAGGCTCTGATTCCGTTCTGCTTACCCTCAGGCACCTTCAATTTCAGTCCCGGTGCAGTCAGCCAAATGTTTCCTTCCTCCTCTTTTACTACCACCTTCAGGAAGTTCATGCTGGGACTACCGATAAATCCAGCCACAAATTTATTCCGCGGCTGGCGATAAAGGTTCATGGGGGTGTCTACCTGCTGAATGACGCCATCTTTCATCACCACAATCCGGTCACCCATGGTCATGGCTTCTGTCTGGTCATGGGTAACATAAATAGTGGTAGTTTTCAGTCGTTGATGCAAACGGGTGATTTCCGCACGCATCTGTACCCGTAACTTGGCATCCAGGTTGGAAAGAGGCTCGTCCATCAGGAAAACAGCCGGTTCGCGAACAATAGCGCGTCCCATAGCTACCCGCTGGCGCTGACCACCTGACAAAGCTTTCGGCTTTCTGTCCAGCAAGTGCTCGATTTGCAGGATTTTCGCCACTTCTCGCACCCGCCTGTCAATCTCGTCTTTCGGCAATTTGCGCAGTTTCAGGCCAAAAGCCATGTTATCATAAACATTCATATGCGGATACAGAGCATAATTCTGGAAAACCATGGCAATATCGCGGTCTTTAGGGGGCAGTTCATTGACCAGACGGTCGCCAATATACAGCTCCCCTGCGGATATATCCTCCAGTCCAGCGATCATACGCAGGGTAGTAGACTTGCCGCAGCCTGATGGTCCCACAAAAACTACAAACTCCTGATCCTTGATTTCCAGATTAAAGTTGGAAACAACCTCCACTTCGCCATAGCGCTTGTAAACATTGCGCAAAATCACTTGAGCCATCAGTTTTTAGCCTCCTTTGCCGGAGCACAGGATTTGCGAATCACCAGTTCGGTCCTGATAAAATCATGTCCAGCTTTCCGGGCCGGGTTGCGTATCTTCTCGATCAAGAGTTCCGTTACCCGCACTCCCAGCTCATAGGTAAAAATCTCCACACTCGTTAAAGGCGGAGCCGTAAACCGGGCCATAGGGACATTATTAAACCCCACTACTGAAACATCCCGCGGTACTTTCATCCCCCGTTCCCTAACCGCCTGGATAGCACCGAAAGCCATCAGGTCATCCGCCACAACAACAGCCGTCAAATCAGGATGCCGGTCCAGCAGTTCCAGCATGGCCCGCTCTCCCCCTTCCTGGGTATACTCACCATGGGCTACCAGACTGCGGTCAAAACCGACCCCGAACTCCTGCAGAGCCTTTTTATACCCATCCAGACGATCCAGGCTGACTACAAACTCCAGCGACCCGATAATACAGCCGATCCGCCGGTGTCCTAATCCCAGCAAATATGCTGTGGCCTGATAAGCAGCTTCGATATTATCATTATCAACCCAGCACATATCCCAGTCATGCAACGGCTTGCCCACCAGAGCCGCAGGAAACTTGCGGGCCTGTAATTCCGCCCCCAGCTGGTTATCAACCCGGGATACCAGCAAGATTACGCCATCTACTCTGCGCCCTCTGACCATGCGCAGAACCGCTTCCTTTTCCTCCTGTTCCGTTTCCCCGGTAGCCAGCAGCAAGTCATAGCCTTCCCGCCTGGCCACCGAACTGATGCCACGGATTACTTCCGGAAAGAATGGGTTGAGGAATACCTCTTCGGCAGCCCGGGGCATAACCAGGCCAATAGTTTCCGTACTGCGTGTCACCAGATTGCGGGCTACCAGGTTGGGATGATACCCCAGCTCTTTCATGGCCTGCAAAACCCGCTGCCTGGTTTCCTCACTGATTTTGGGGTTATTGGCCAGCACTCTTGAAACAGTAGATGGATTCACCCCTGCCAGTTTAGCTACATCTTTTATTGTTGGCGCCACATATCCACCTCCTAAGCAAACGTTTGCATGTGCAATCGTTTGCCCAGCTTTGTTTTTATTATACCCCTTTCAAAACGATTTGACAAGAGGAAAATAAAAAAGAGCTTCTCTCAGAAGCCCCCGTATTGCTGTACTGCCGCTGAACCGTATCCATCCTATTTCCGCCTCCGCCGCCAGTTGGCCAGATTGAACCCGATCAGCAGCAACAGTATCAAAAACGCCAGGATAGCTGCAACATAGACCGGAAAATAAATGTTCCAGGGATATTTTTTCAGAATAGCATTCCCTTTTTCTCTAACTGCCAGTACCAGGCGATCATACCAGGTGTATTTTTTTATGCTCACCGGCTGTTCCGGGTGGACAGGCTTAACCACTGCCAGTCGCTGTTTTTCCACACTGTAAGAGCCCAGCTGACTGCTCTGAGAGTTTTCACCCGCGGCCGGAGCCAGAACATCCAGAACATTGGGGTCCAGATTGGTATCGGTACCCCCACCAAATTGCCATTCCGTAGCTTTGGCCAGTACAGGCCGCCAGCCATCGGGACCGATGGGATCCTGACTGCCGATGAGGACATAATAATACCAGGTCTCGGGATGCTCATCCAGGGCCTCCCTGGGGATGACAGCCTCTACCGTTTTCCCATCTGTTGCCCGCCGGAACAGCAGGCCCTGGCGCCGTCCTGGTTCAGTCTTGCGCTGGTTCCAGTAATAAACCGCCCCTTTATGCCAGCCGGTAACATCGATAAAGTACTCCCAGCCATGGCGGGGGTCAAAGTCCACATAGGCCCCTTCCCGCCAGGTTTCAGAACGGCCTTGATTGGGCTGGCTGTCTATGTAAAGAGCAATCCGCTGATGACTAAACCCTTCCGGCGCTCCCCAGGGGTTGGACAGCTTTTCGGCAAAGGTAAAATAAAAATAATAACTGGAATCATCCACTTCCACGCGAAAGGTGGTCAGGTCATAGAGCCCATGCCGGGGATCAAATACCGGTCCCTTTGGATAGACATAGGTTCCCGGGCCCCGGTCATCCCCCCGGGGATCTTCCATTTGAAACAGCACCTGCCGCGGGACTGCATTAGCAGCTGCCGACTTGCTGCTTGCCAGCCCTAACAGCAGGAAAAACACCAGAAACACAGAAAAACGTCGCATATTATTCCCCCTCATGCAAGGAGAGGGCTGCCAGCCGCCGGGTCAATTCCAGGGCCGCATTATGGCCCAGCAGCTTGAGCCGGAAATTCATGGCGGCCACTTCAATGATGCTGGCAATATTGCGTCCAGGACGAACGGGAATAGTGATCCCGGGGATTTCATTGCCCAGCAGCTTAACTTTTTCCTCATCCAGGCCCAGGCGGTCATAATATTTACCTTCCTGCCACTCTTCCAGACGGATAGCCATATGAATGGTCTGCTCGATCCGCACTGCCCCTGCCCCGAAGAGAGTCCGGATATCCAGAATCCCCAGGCCGCGAATCTCCAGCAGATGTCTGACCACCTCCGGCGCCCGTCCCGAGAGGCGTTCCCCGATTTTAATCACTTCTACCGCATCATCAGCAACCAGGCGATGGCCCCTTTTCACCAGTTCCAGAGCTGTCTCACTCTTGCCAATGCCACTTTCCCCGGTAATCAGGACCCCAACGCCATGGACATCCACCAGCACCCCGTGGATGGTGGCACTGGGAGCCAGTCTTTCTTCAAGAAAATCGGTAAGTCGACTGATAAAACTGGTAGTTGGTTGCGGAGTGCGCAACAGGGGGATCCTCTTTTCCCGGGCCGCTTCCAGCCAGGTTGGCTCGATTTCAATGCCCCTGGTAATAATCAGGCAGGGAAAATACAGACTCAGCAAAACATTCCAGCGCTGCCAGGCTTCTTCGGCTGGCAGGGTGCCCAGGTAGGCAAACTCGGTAGTACCCAGTACCTGAATGCGCTGATGGTCAAAATGCTGCAAAAAGCCGGCCAGCACCAGGCCCGGCCGATTGATGTCCGCCACCTTCAGCTTGCGCCCTAACTCCTCTTCTCCGCTTAATACCTCAAGGCCCAGGGCCTTGATCAGATCCCGTACTTTAAGTTCAACCATTAAATCCACCTGCAACCAGCTGGGCCAGAGTCTCCACCGCAGCCTCTTCATCCTCGCCCTGGGCTTCAATGGTCAAATAGCTTCCCTTCTTGGCCGCCAGGGTCATCAAACCCAGAATGCTCTTGCCATCAACTTCATGATTGTCTTTGCTCACCTTGATCTGACTTTTGAAACGGCTGGCAGTCTGGACAAACAGGGCTGCCGGCCTGGCATGTAAGCCCATTTCATTGGTGATTTCGACTGTAACCTTTGCCATTTTTACTTCCCCCTCACTGCTTCAGTATTCCATTCCATTCTATCGAAAACCGTCTTTTTTCACAAGACAAAACGGTGAATTGCCTCTGCTACTCCATCATCATCATTGGCCAGAGTGACATAATCGGCGATAGCCTTGACTTCCGGTTTGGCATTGCCCATGGCCACCCCGATCCCTGCCAGCTCAATCATATCCAGGTCATTGAAACTGTCCCCGATAGCCATGGCGTCCTTTAACTCCAGGTCCAGATGGCGGCAAAGGGCAATTAGGGCCTGGCCCTTACTGGCTTCCGGATGGGTGAACTCCAGATAATGATCCTTGGATTTGGCCAGCTGCACTTTGCCCTGCCAGCGGGGGCGCAAGGCTGCCGCCAGCTGGTCCAGCCGTTCCGGTTCAGCGATGAGCAGAATTTTGCTGGGTCCCTGACCGCTGGCCAGAATCCTGCCCCGCAAATCCTCTTCCACCGTGTAGGGAACCCGGGCCAGTTGACTGTATGCTTCTGCCTCTGCTGTCGCCTTTTCCACATAGAGGTGGTCATCCAGATAGATATTGGCATGAATCCCTTCTTCCCGGGCCAGGGTGATGATTTCCGCCGCCATTTCCGGCGGCAGGGGGCGGTGCCAGAGCTCTTCCCCGCTCAGCCCCGATTTGATCAAAGCCCCTTGATAGGTGATCAAGGGCAGATCCAGTCCCAGTTCCAGGGCATAGGGCCGGGCGGAACGGTACATCCGGCCCGTGGCCAGAGTTACCGCCACCCCCCGGGCACTGGCGGCCTTAATAGCCGCCTGGGCCCGGGGGGAAATAGTACAGTCAGTTCGCAAGAGGGTATCATCCAGATCGATTGCTATTAATTTTACCAAGATAATTCCTCCTACTCCACCAGAGCATTAGCAATGGAACTGATAAATGATAACACAATCGCTCCCAGCAAAGCCGGAATGAAACCGGCTACATCAAATCCTTTCACCACTGAACCTACCAGATAGAGCATCATGCCATTGACCACCAGGGTAAAAATCCCCAGAGTCAGGATATTGAGGGGCAGAGTCAATAACAGCACCAGCGGCCTGATCACTGCATTGACTATGCCCAG of Carboxydocella sporoproducens DSM 16521 contains these proteins:
- a CDS encoding LacI family DNA-binding transcriptional regulator translates to MAPTIKDVAKLAGVNPSTVSRVLANNPKISEETRQRVLQAMKELGYHPNLVARNLVTRSTETIGLVMPRAAEEVFLNPFFPEVIRGISSVARREGYDLLLATGETEQEEKEAVLRMVRGRRVDGVILLVSRVDNQLGAELQARKFPAALVGKPLHDWDMCWVDNDNIEAAYQATAYLLGLGHRRIGCIIGSLEFVVSLDRLDGYKKALQEFGVGFDRSLVAHGEYTQEGGERAMLELLDRHPDLTAVVVADDLMAFGAIQAVRERGMKVPRDVSVVGFNNVPMARFTAPPLTSVEIFTYELGVRVTELLIEKIRNPARKAGHDFIRTELVIRKSCAPAKEAKN
- a CDS encoding ABC transporter ATP-binding protein produces the protein MAQVILRNVYKRYGEVEVVSNFNLEIKDQEFVVFVGPSGCGKSTTLRMIAGLEDISAGELYIGDRLVNELPPKDRDIAMVFQNYALYPHMNVYDNMAFGLKLRKLPKDEIDRRVREVAKILQIEHLLDRKPKALSGGQRQRVAMGRAIVREPAVFLMDEPLSNLDAKLRVQMRAEITRLHQRLKTTTIYVTHDQTEAMTMGDRIVVMKDGVIQQVDTPMNLYRQPRNKFVAGFIGSPSMNFLKVVVKEEEGNIWLTAPGLKLKVPEGKQNGIRAYPGKEVIMGIRPEHIHDEPVALETYPDSQLQAPVEVVELLGAEIYLHLKVGEQEVTARVAARQPYRMGDKVTLAVDMNHLHLFDPDTELAIL
- a CDS encoding extracellular solute-binding protein, giving the protein MKGIVKSLSLGLATVLLASSFVTGCAKNEEPRTGNKPGGEKVTISFWHTFNQEETQTINEIVKEFEAQNPDIKVDMQAVPFADAQNKFKVAAQAGNAPDVFRAEIAWTPEFAALGYLAPIDDLIKPEDKADYLEAPFNYNVYNGKIWGVPQVTDALALLYNKRMLKEAGVEPPKTMDELVKVAQKLTDKQKGRYGFFYRGDAYWYQPFMWAFGGGLIDSKDKTILVNTPGAVKGLQFMIDLRDKYGVVPKEIDFANDYDNMQVGFKTGKYAMILNGPWATSDLLSGPEFKDPDNLGIAPIPVGPEGKTGSPVGGHNYVISANTKNREAAYKFIEFINSREAQAKFAVKNNLLPTRKSAYELPEVKNNRIVSDFKAVIEKATNRPVIPEGGQIYTDFTPNYQAALKGQKTPQQALDDVAAAWKKLLNK
- a CDS encoding sugar ABC transporter permease, with the translated sequence MKKKTAKRWVDLLVHIILALASIISVFPVVWVLSTSFKPESEVFSNVIRFIPEHPTLDNYRYILTFKNHIFLTWLVNSALIAFLTTLVGVFLAATAAYAFSRFEFLGKQTGLFSFLVAQMFPGSLLIVPLYNIIKSYGLLNSYTGLVLAYSTVSLPFCVWMLKGFFDTIPVELEEAARVDGLTPFGTFWRIVLPLSLPGLAVTAFYSFVTAWNEFMYALTFMNREELYTLPVGLRTFVNEFNTDWHYMSAGAILITVPVVIFFFWAQKYLISGLTAGGTKG
- a CDS encoding carbohydrate ABC transporter permease: MNKKLSQSWLAYLFLTPALLAMAVLVFYPLILGISYSFTDMNQYNMGNQFVAPSWKWVGLANYRKLLGNLNSEFWDVALNTLIWTFTNVFFHFVIGLFLALLLNRKLKGRAIYRMLMLIPWAVPSFVSAFSWKWMFNAEYGIINLMLGKLGIEPIAWLSNKWTAMFAVIITNIWLGVPFMMVTLLGGLQSIPRELYEAAEVDGASKWQQFLNITLPLLKPVAFTATLLGVIWTFNMFNVIYLITGGGPYKQTEILVTYAYREAFMNWNFGISATYGVIILSFLLAFSFFYNRLLKNAGEKVY